The following are from one region of the Vitis riparia cultivar Riparia Gloire de Montpellier isolate 1030 chromosome 9, EGFV_Vit.rip_1.0, whole genome shotgun sequence genome:
- the LOC117921412 gene encoding GPI mannosyltransferase 1: protein MDVRSLLLFSALLRVLLIIYGEWQDAHMEVRYTDVDYLVFSDAASLVAYGKSPYQRSTYRYSPLLAFLLVPNSIIHPSWGKFLFSASDLLVGLFIHTILELRKVPENLCTCALMVWLFNPFTFSIGTRGNCEPIVCAMILWIIICLMNGKVLQAAFWYGLVVHFRIYPIIYSIPIILVLDPHCFQYGLKPALSSWVGQGNSTQSIPSTAVPDSCGIWIALTSMFTRARIMFGLISGAVFFAFTGLFFYLYRWEFLHEALLYHLTRTDPRHNFSIYFYHIYLHYEHEFSVVERLISFLPQFLVQLVLIVCFAQDLPFCFFAQTVAFVAFNKVITAQYFVWFFCLLPLILPWSNMKLKWTGLSCILFWMGAQTHWLMWGYLLEFKGKNVFLELWIASILFLAANTFVLIKIIRYHTFSPLYQRLEFSSSDNDLREGKKSN from the exons ATGGATGTTCGATCACTGCTTCTATTCTCTGCACTTCTTCGAGTCCTTTTAATTATATACGGAGAATGGCAAGATGCCCATATGGAGGTTAGATATACAGATGTCGATTACCTTGTCTTTTCTGATGCTGCTTCTTTAGTGGCATACGGAAAGTCCCCTTACCAAAGGTCTACCTATCGCTACTCACCTTTGCTTGCATTTTTGCTGGTGCCCAACTCAATTATTCATCCTTCATGGGGAAAATTTCTATTCTCTGCTTCAG ATTTACTTGTGGGTTTATTCATCCACACCATTTTGGAGCTACGTAAGGTGCCTGAGAACCTGTGCACTTGTGCTTTAATGGTATGGCTCTTCAATCCATTTACCTTCAGCATTGGAACTCGTGGGAACTGTGAGCCCATTGTTTGTGCCATGATTTTGTGGATCATTATCTGTCTAATGAATG GCAAGGTGTTACAAGCTGCATTTTGGTATGGGCTTGTTGTCCACTTTAGAATCTATCCTATTATATATTCAATTCCTATAATCCTAGTCCTTGATCCACATTGCTTCCAGTATGGATTGAAACCTGCCCTTTCAAGTTGGGTTGGCCAAGGGAACTCAACCCAAAGTATACCTAGTACAGCAGTGCCTGATTCTTGTGGTATATGGATTGCTTTGACTAGCATGTTTACAAGAGCAAGAATTATGTTTGGGCTGATCTCTGGGGCTGTCTTCTTCGCTTTTACTGGCCTTTTCTTCTATCTGTATAGATGGGAATTCTTGCATGAAGCGCTGCTCTACCATCTTACTCGCACTGACCCCAGACAtaatttttccatatatttctATCACATCTATCTCCACTATGAACATGAGTTTTCGGTGGTCGAAAGGCTCATCTCATTTTTACCTCAATTTCTCGTTCAGCTAGTTCTCATTGTCTGCTTTGCACAGGATCTCCCATTCTGTTTCTTTGCCCAGACAGTGGCATTTGTGGCATTCAATAAG GTGATCACAGCACAGTACTTCGTATGGTTCTTCTGCCTGTTGCCTTTGATACTACCATGGAGCAACATGAAACTTAAATGGACAGGGTTGAGTTGCATCTTGTTCTGGATGGGAGCTCAAACCCATTGGTTGATGTGGGGTTACCTGCTTGAATTCAAGGGCAAGAATGTGTTCTTGGAGCTTTGGATTGCTAGCATATTGTTCTTGGCTGCTAATACTTTTGTCCTGATCAAGATTATCCGCTACCACACATTCTCCCCATTGTATCAAAGGTTAGAGTTTTCAAGTTCTGACAATGACCtgagagagggaaaaaaatctaattaa
- the LOC117922476 gene encoding F-box/kelch-repeat protein At1g80440-like — MNAKEYSTVVSFMSSAGRFERSAEAFDFANWEWDKAEEDFLEDGTCPRTCVDRGDMGMYMCHAGEAVALQDSRWQTVDKLLAEIRHTAYMTTWEGKLLVIGCRSFGEAHVAYMLDLKSRRWRKLVAPEEFCGHVQSGCCLEI; from the coding sequence ATGAATGCAAAGGAGTATTCCACCGTGGTAAGTTTCATGTCATCGGCAGGTAGGTTCGAGAGGAGCGCGGAAGCCTTCGATTTTGCCAACTGGGAGTGGGACAAGGCAGAGGAGGATTTCCTGGAAGACGGCACGTGCCCGAGGACCTGCGTGGACCGTGGTGACATGGGGATGTACATGTGTCATGCGGGTGAGGCGGTGGCACTGCAGGACTCCAGATGGCAGACAGTAGACAAATTGCTAGCTGAGATTCGCCACACGGCTTACATGACGACATGGGAGGGGAAGCTGTTAGTGATTGGGTGCAGAAGCTTTGGTGAAGCCCATGTGGCGTACATGTTGGATTTGAAGAGTCGTAGGTGGAGGAAATTGGTGGCGCCGGAGGAGTTTTGTGGTCATGTTCAGTCAGGTTGCTGTTTGGAGATCTAA
- the LOC117921420 gene encoding probable disease resistance protein At1g61300 translates to MEFLSSIVGLIPCFYDHTSKHTVYIRDLKKNLQALSKEMAELNNLSEDVKTRVERAEQRQMMRTKEVGGWICEVEVMVTEVQEILQKGDQEIQKRCLGCCPRNCWSSYKIGKAVSEKLVAVSRQIGKGHFDVVAEMLPRPLVDELPMEETVGSELAYGRICGFLKDPQVGIMGLYGMGGVGKTTLLKKIHNNFLPTSSDFDVVIWDVVSKPSNVEKIQKVLWNKLQLSRDGWESRSTKEEKAAEILRVLKTKKFVLLLDDIWERLDLLEMGVPHPDAQNKSKIVFTTRSQDVCRQMQAQESIKVECLSSEAAWTLFQKKVGEETLKSHPHIPRLAKIVAEECKGLPLALVTVGRAMVGEKDPSNWDKVIQDLSKFPAEISGMEDELFNRLKVSYDRLSDNAIKSCFIHCSLFSEDVVIRIETLIEQWIGEGLLGEVHDIYEARNQGHKVVKKLKHACLVESYGLREKWVVMHDVIHDMALWLYGECGKEKNKILVYNDVFRLKEAAEISKLKETEKMSLWDQDLEKFPETLMCPNLKTLFVRRCHQLTKFSSGFFQFMPLIRVLNLACNDNLSELPTGIGELNGLRYLNLSSTRIRELPIELKNLKNLMILHLNSMQSPVTIPKDLISNLISLKLFSLWNTNILSGVETLLEELESLNDINQIRISISSALSLNKLKRSHKLQRCISDLGLHNWGDVITLELSSSFLKRMEHLGALQVHDCDDVKISMEREMTQNDVIGLSNYNVAREQYFYSLHFIVIGNCSKLLDLTWVVYASCLEALYVEDCESIELVLHDDHGAYEIVEKLDIFSRLKYLKLNRLPRLKSIYQHPLLFPSLEIIKVYDCKSLRSLPFDSNTLNHNLKKIKGETNWWNRLKWKDETIKDSFTPYFQVDKAEAYFAEESETSSIDDDMQEQLVSN, encoded by the coding sequence ATGGAGTTCCTGAGCTCAATCGTCGGTCTGATCCCCTGCTTCTATGATCACACCTCCAAGCATACGGTCTACATTCGTGATCtgaaaaaaaatctccaagCCTTGAGCAAGGAAATGGCGGAGCTCAACAACTTGTCTGAAGATGTGAAGACAAGGGTTGAACGTGCAGAGCAACGACAGATGATGCGCACAAAGGAAGTGGGTGGCTGGATCTGTGAAGTAGAAGTCATGGTGACAGAAGTTCAAGAAATTCTGCAAAAGGGTGATCAAGAAATCCAGAAGAGATGTCTCGGATGCTGTCCCAGGAATTGTTGGTCTAGCTACAAGATTGGGAAGGCAGTAAGCGAAAAGCTGGTTGCTGTATCTCGTCAAATCGGCAAAGGACATTTCGATGTTGTAGCCGAGATGCTGCCTCGTCCTCTAGTAGATGAACTGCCCATGGAGGAGACTGTGGGCTCAGAATTGGCGTATGGCAGAATCTGTGGGTTTCTCAAAGATCCACAAGTGGGAATTATGGGATTATATGGAATGGGCGGTGTGGGCAAAACCACCCTCTTGAAGAAAATCCACAATAACTTCCTCCCTACATCCAGCGATTTTGATGTTGTGATTTGGGATGTGGTGTCAAAACCGTCCAACGTTGAAAAAATTCAGAAAGTTCTTTGGAATAAATTACAACTCTCACGTGATGGATGGGAAAGTAGAAGCACTAAGGAGGAGAAGGCTGCCGAAATATTGAGagttttgaaaacaaagaagTTCGTGTTGCTGTTGGATGACATCTGGGAGCGACTCGATCTCCTAGAAATGGGGGTCCCCCATCCCGATGCTCAAAATAAGTCCAAGATAGTTTTCACAACCCGCTCACAGGATGTGTGCCGTCAAATGCAAGCTCAGGAGAGTATAAAAGTGGAGTGTTTGTCATCAGAAGCGGCTTGGACTTTGTTTCAGAAGAAGGTAGGAGAAGAAACATTAAAGTCTCATCCACATATACCGAGGCTTGCAAAGATTGTTGCTGAAGAGTGCAAAGGTCTACCTCTCGCTTTGGTTACTGTTGGGCGAGCCATGGTGGGTGAGAAAGATCCCTCAAATTGGGACAAGGTAATACAAGATTTGAGCAAATTTCCAGCTGAAATTTCAGGTATGGAAGATGAATTgtttaatagattaaaagtcaGTTATGATAGATTGTCTGACAATGCCATCAAATCTTGTTTTATACATTGTTCCTTATTCTCTGAAGATGTGGTGATTCGTATTGAAACCCTAATAGAGCAGTGGATTGGAGAGGGACTTTTGGGTGAAGTTCATGACATATATGAAGCACGCAATCAAGGGCATAAAGTTGTTAAAAAGCTAAAGCATGCATGTTTAGTGGAGAGTTACGGTTTAAGAGAAAAATGGGTTGTGATGCATGATGTGATCCACGACATGGCTTTATGGTTATATGGTGAATGTGGGaaggaaaagaacaaaattttagtATACAATGATGTTTTTAGGCTGAAGGAAGCTGCagaaatttcaaaacttaaagAGACGGAGAAGATGTCATTGTGGGATCAGGATCTTGAGAAGTTCCCTGAAACATTGATGTGTCCCAATCTCAAGACTTTATTTGTGAGGAGATGTCATCAGTTGACGAAATTTTCGAGTGGATTCTTTCAATTTATGCCTCTAATTAGAGTTTTGAATTTGGCATGTAATGATAATTTAAGTGAGTTACCTACTGGGATTGGTGAATTGAATGGCTTGAGATATCTTAATTTGTCATCCACAAGAATAAGAGAGTTGCCCATTGagctaaaaaatttgaaaaatttgatgattttgcaTCTGAATTCTATGCAATCCCCTGTAACTATCCCAAAAGACTTGATATCAAATCTCATATCTTTAAAGTTGTTCAGCCTGTGGAATACCAATATTTTAAGTGGAGTTGAAACCTTGCTTGAGGAGTTGGAGTCCTTGAATGACATCAATCAGATACGAATCAGCATATCTAGTGCTCTTTCATTGAACAAATTAAAGAGAAGCCACAAATTACAGAGGTGTATAAGCGATCTAGGGTTACATAATTGGGGGGATGTAATCACACTTGAactatcatcttcatttttaaaaagaatggAGCATTTAGGAGCGCTTCAAGTACACGATTGTGATGATGTGAAAATAAGTATGGAAAGAGAAATGACACAAAATGATGTTATTGGTCTCTCGAACTACAACGTTGCAAGGGAGCAATACTTTTATAGCCTTCATTTCATAGTAATAGGAAATTGTTCAAAATTGTTAGACTTAACATGGGTTGTTTATGCTTCATGTCTAGAAGCACTTTATGTTGAAGATTGTGAATCAATAGAACTAGTACTACATGATGATCATGGAGCTTATGAAATTGTGGAAAAATTGGACATATTTTCAAGGCTCAAATACCTCAAGCTCAATAGACTGCCAAGATTGAAGAGCATCTACCAGCATCCTCTGCTCTTTCCCTCGCTTGAAATCATCAAGGTGTATGATTGCAAAAGCTTAAGGAGCCTCCCATTCGATTCCAACACTTTGAACCACAATCTTAAGAAAATTAAAGGAGAGACAAATTGGTGGAATCGGTTGAAGTGGAAAGATGAAACTATCAAGGACTCTTTTACTCCATATTTCCAAGTTGACAAAGCTGAAGCATATTTTGCAGAGGAGTCCGAAACTAGCAGCATAGATGATGATATGCAGGAACAGTTGGtatcaaattaa
- the LOC117922783 gene encoding D-glycerate 3-kinase, chloroplastic: MRMEILNILSNPTTTPPWMTPLNTFYNNNTLCKYKFISKYDVSVFSSLSSLSKSNASSKLSHMPTYSSNPGIFPMCHGSSWMQEKSMCCDTNANNGRKQGPLYSALPKTPAEVSSVQDLFEFICSGPLMDKLGLSKEMVAESIDKWLAYGSYLSRLFQLNELYLTIPQKARFYHYYIPVFFWCEDQISQHRSMYKDGDEIPPLVIGFSAPQGCGKTTLVFALNHLFNVTGRKTATISIDDFYLTAEGQAKLREENPGNALLELRGNAGSHDLSLSIETLTAISKLTKEGMKMKLPRYDKSAYKGKGDRADPSTWPEVEGPLTAVLFEGWMLGFKPLPAEFVKSVDPQLETVNKNLEAYYDAWDKFIKVWIVIKIKDPSCVYEWRLQAEIAMRAEGKPGMSDEEVQDFVSRYLPAYNAYLPTLYSEGPNGSDPKRLLVIEIDEGRNPF, from the exons ATGAGAATGGAGATATTGAATATATTATCAAACCCCACGACGACACCTCCATGGATGACTCCTTTAAACACTTTCTATAACAACAATACACTTtgcaaatataaatttatttctaaatatgaTGTTTCCGtcttctcctctctctcttcacTCTCCAAATCTAATGCTTCTTCCAAGCTCTCGCACATGCCTACCTACTCCTCTAACCCAG GGATTTTTCCTATGTGCCATGGCTCCTCGTGGATGCAAGAAAAGTCAATGTGTTGTGACACCAATGCAAACAATGGGAGGAAGCAGGGTCCATTGTATTCAGCTTTACCCAAAACGCCTGCAGAAGTTTCCTCTGTGCAGGACCTTTTTGAATTTATATGCTCAGGTCCCCTTATGGACAAATTAGGTCTGTCCAAAGAAATGGTAGCTGAATCCATAGACAAGTGGTTGGCATATGGCTCGTACCTCTCTAGATTGTTTCAGCTCAATGAATTGTACCTCACAATTCCTCAGAAGGCTAGGTTCTATCACTACTACATACCAGTCTTCTTTTGGTGTGAAGATCAGATTTCTCAACACAGATCCATGTACAAAGATGGGGACGAAATCCCTCCTTTAGTG ATTGGTTTTAGTGCACCACAAGGTTGTGGGAAGACTACCCTTGTCTTTGCTCTAAATCATCTTTTCAACGTGACGGGCAG gaagacTGCAACAATTTCCATAGATGATTTCTATTTGACAGCAGAGGGTCAG GCTAAACTAAGAGAAGAGAATCCTGGGAATGCACTTCTGGAG cTACGTGGAAATGCTGGTAGCCATGATCTTTCCCTCTCTATTGAAACACTGACAGCTATAAGTAAATTGACTAAAGAAG GAATGAAGATGAAGCTTCCTCGGTATGACAAG TCTGCCTACAAAGGGAAGGGTGACAGGGCCGATCCTTCAACATGGCCAGAGGTTGAAGGGCCATTAACG GCGGTTCTCTTTGAAGGTTGGATGCTTGGTTTCAAACCCCTTCCAGCAGAATTTGTCAAAAGCGTTGATCCCCAG CTGGAGACAGTAAATAAAAATCTGGAAGCTTATTATGATGCATGGGACAAGTTCATAAAGGTGTGGATTGTTATCAAGATCAAGGACCCGAGCTGTGTCTATGAATGGCGATTGCAG GCAGAGATTGCTATGAGGGCAGAAGGCAAACCCGGAATGTCTGATGAGGAG GTACAAGACTTCGTTTCGCGCTATCTACCAGCATACAATGCTTACCTTCCCACACTCTACTCTGAAGGACCAAACGGGTCGGACCCGAAGCGACTCCTTGTCATCGAAATCGATGAGGGGAGGAATCCTTTTTAG